A window of Tautonia plasticadhaerens contains these coding sequences:
- the miaA gene encoding tRNA (adenosine(37)-N6)-dimethylallyltransferase MiaA — protein sequence MTGPLHRARYLTGPTASGKTAVGVALAERWGAEVIALDSMTLYRGMEVGTAKPTEAERRGVPHHLIDVLDPWESASVAWYRDRASAAVLDVEARGRIPLFVGGTPMYLKALLRGLFEGPPADPALRAELEFEADRLGDAALHDRLAGLDPPAASRLHPNDRRRVIRALEVVLATGLPLSDQQREHDRPAPPEVPVIALDRPRGELRGRIDRRVGLMFAEGLVDEVRRLVEAPRPLHPVPSQGVGYGEVVDLLAGRVATEAEAIARIQARTRQFAKRQMTWFRGLDEVELLPVPDDEPPEATAARVADRMEAIRAGRG from the coding sequence GTGACCGGACCGCTGCATCGCGCCCGGTACCTGACCGGCCCGACCGCCTCGGGCAAGACGGCCGTGGGCGTGGCCCTGGCCGAGCGATGGGGCGCGGAGGTGATCGCGCTGGACTCGATGACCCTGTACCGGGGGATGGAAGTGGGCACGGCCAAGCCCACCGAGGCCGAGCGTCGGGGGGTGCCGCACCACCTGATCGACGTGCTCGACCCCTGGGAGTCGGCCAGCGTGGCCTGGTACCGGGACCGGGCGTCGGCGGCGGTGCTCGACGTCGAGGCCCGGGGGCGGATCCCCCTGTTCGTCGGCGGGACGCCGATGTACCTGAAGGCCCTGCTCCGGGGGCTCTTCGAGGGCCCCCCGGCCGACCCCGCCCTCCGGGCCGAGCTGGAGTTCGAGGCCGATCGCCTCGGCGACGCCGCGCTGCACGACCGGCTCGCCGGGCTCGATCCCCCCGCCGCCTCCCGGCTCCACCCGAACGACCGACGCCGGGTGATCCGGGCCCTGGAGGTGGTCCTCGCCACCGGCCTCCCCCTGAGCGACCAGCAGCGGGAGCACGACCGCCCCGCCCCCCCGGAGGTCCCCGTGATCGCCCTGGACCGCCCCCGGGGCGAACTCCGAGGGCGCATCGACCGCCGGGTCGGACTCATGTTCGCCGAGGGGCTGGTGGACGAGGTCCGACGCCTGGTCGAGGCCCCCCGGCCGCTGCACCCGGTGCCGTCGCAGGGCGTGGGATATGGCGAGGTGGTCGACCTGCTCGCCGGCCGGGTCGCCACCGAGGCCGAGGCGATCGCGCGGATCCAGGCCCGGACCCGGCAGTTCGCCAAGCGGCAGATGACCTGGTTCCGGGGCCTGGATGAGGTGGAGTTGCTCCCCGTCCCCGACGACGAGCCCCCCGAGGCCACCGCCGCCCGGGTGGCCGACCGGATGGAGGCCATCCGGGCCGGTCGGGGCTGA
- a CDS encoding PQQ-dependent sugar dehydrogenase: MLESLQTGDTSPYANYLLAFASAFAFLCIALAFRLGRRERAWVVSGALLVLVAGVVVASLAGPGRNSVVNLVREDRFETVAGGLSGLLAALAVLGGVGSRLGKVAGYVLCLGVVGFCTMNMAKDAIKGAVKGMLGRGSWGAPASPGSAAVGEGVRMEEYASLELTPFCMARGPDGALYVGGVQDDIYWKGVVARIDRETPDGPATETLVADHLVRPHGIAFHDGDLFVARTGQVADAEKGRMVYRSTGAVTRLTDTDDDGKYELYEDVLDELPGAFGVHQTSAIAFDDDGRMYVSVGAAEDHSPVIEPHEGTILRARPDGSELEVFARGVRNPYALTFGPGGELFCTDNDADELNRGDVVYQVRQGDHLGFPYTQLVAGPEIEGVVPPLFMPGGGEVLEGLVYAPPGSLPDGFDDCFYVASLWGGHVKRLVLEPGEEGGRYRVARADRLLDVQFPLDLVVDAEAQALYVMAGYEEKKIYKVTFDGEGR, from the coding sequence ATGCTCGAGAGCCTGCAGACCGGCGACACGTCGCCCTATGCGAACTACCTGCTGGCGTTCGCGTCGGCGTTCGCCTTCCTGTGCATCGCCCTGGCGTTCCGGCTCGGCCGTCGGGAGCGGGCCTGGGTCGTCTCGGGGGCCTTGCTGGTGCTGGTCGCCGGGGTGGTGGTCGCGTCGCTCGCCGGCCCGGGGAGGAACAGCGTGGTGAACCTGGTCCGCGAGGACCGGTTCGAGACGGTCGCCGGCGGGCTCAGCGGCCTGCTGGCGGCGCTGGCGGTGCTCGGGGGGGTCGGCTCCCGGCTCGGCAAGGTCGCCGGCTACGTGCTCTGCCTGGGGGTCGTCGGCTTCTGCACGATGAACATGGCCAAGGACGCGATCAAGGGCGCGGTCAAGGGGATGCTCGGCCGGGGGTCCTGGGGCGCCCCCGCCTCGCCGGGCTCGGCCGCCGTCGGCGAGGGGGTCCGGATGGAGGAGTACGCCTCGCTGGAGCTGACGCCCTTCTGCATGGCCCGGGGGCCCGACGGGGCGCTCTACGTCGGCGGGGTGCAGGACGACATCTACTGGAAGGGGGTCGTCGCCCGGATCGACCGCGAGACGCCCGACGGGCCGGCGACCGAGACCCTGGTGGCCGACCACCTGGTCCGCCCCCACGGCATCGCCTTCCACGACGGCGACCTGTTCGTGGCGCGGACCGGCCAGGTGGCCGACGCCGAGAAGGGCCGGATGGTCTACCGCTCGACCGGGGCCGTCACCCGGCTGACCGACACCGACGACGACGGCAAGTACGAACTCTACGAGGACGTCCTCGACGAGCTGCCCGGGGCCTTCGGCGTGCACCAGACCTCGGCGATCGCCTTCGACGACGACGGCCGGATGTACGTCTCCGTCGGCGCCGCCGAGGACCACAGCCCGGTGATCGAGCCCCACGAGGGGACGATCCTCCGGGCCCGGCCCGACGGCTCGGAGCTGGAGGTCTTCGCCCGGGGGGTCCGCAACCCCTACGCGCTCACGTTCGGCCCCGGCGGCGAGCTGTTCTGCACCGACAACGACGCCGACGAGCTGAACCGGGGGGACGTCGTCTACCAGGTCCGCCAGGGGGACCACCTGGGCTTCCCGTATACCCAGCTCGTCGCCGGGCCGGAGATCGAGGGGGTGGTGCCCCCGCTCTTCATGCCCGGCGGCGGCGAGGTGCTCGAGGGGCTGGTCTACGCCCCCCCCGGCAGCCTCCCCGACGGGTTCGACGACTGCTTCTACGTCGCCTCGCTCTGGGGGGGGCACGTCAAGCGGCTCGTCCTGGAGCCCGGCGAGGAGGGCGGCCGATACCGGGTCGCCCGGGCCGACCGCCTCTTGGACGTCCAGTTCCCGCTGGACCTGGTCGTCGACGCCGAGGCGCAGGCGCTCTACGTCATGGCCGGCTACGAGGAGAAGAAGATCTACAAGGTCACCTTCGACGGGGAGGGCCGGTGA
- a CDS encoding efflux RND transporter permease subunit: MKSIVQWVVRNGPAVNTLMAAVVLVGVVSLLGLKKELFPEFQLEIVTITVPYPGASPAEVEEGICQKIEEAIRAVDGIKKISATASEGMGSVVAELRSNVGDPQKALNEIRSEVDQIPSFPLLAEDPDVKLLTFREPAIRVAVFGGSPAPEGLDAEALREWQLREDLQLRDLAERVRDDLLELPGVSLVEMLSVRDYQIDVEIPEETLRRHNLSLQQVGAIVRRENIELPAGEIKARSSEYLVRGKNKRLTGDEIAELPLLTRPDGAVLRVDDLGTVHDGFTDDARRSWISFPTPLTDPEVASSAVGEERSSIVLMVQKTRAEDLIEIVAQVREFVGGLRLPPGYHAEIFDDQSILVQERLETLTSNALQGLALVFVVLALFLELRLAFWVAMGIPVAIGVSFIVMGVAGVSLNMVSTFAFLLALGIVVDDAIVVGENIYRHREMGKSPVRAAIDGAGEVSGPVLASVATTIFAFVPMFFVSGTLGKIIYIMPIVVCSMLLGSLGESLLILPNHLSHRRAPILGVIGRVLTWLLTPLFAWVWLVRAFRSRRAEAREARRENPVVAAYHGLRTGVDGGLRWFIENAYERGLRMALRAPVAFVSAMMAIMIASFGLVASGLVPFVVFPEFDSNFITANVTFPAGTPAGVTDEATRRIAGEIARLHAEIAEDTGRPPVRTISRSVGYAETAGGGGPGASMSVSGSNIGMVFVEMVGGQERPISSFELVNAWREASLPRLSGYDEIKFGAGESGPGGKPIEFQLVGKDMDGLEAVAERCKARLGEYEGIFDIADDSKPGKPEIQLRVKPSAEALGIDTNALAQTVRSTFYGEEVMRLQRGRHEVKLMVRNPPEQRASLADLREIRIRTDAGGEVPLEELAAVDVRRGYSSINRIDQQRSVTVTADVDEAAANAREITQDLQQNFLPALLADYPDVRVRWEGQERETQESFSSLLVGFVIAIFAMFVLLTAQFRSYLQPLFILIIVPFGLVGAIWGHLVMDLPLTLFSFFGLVALSGVIVNDSIVLIDFINAFVAEGNPVRVALREAGKRRFRPVLLTSLTTVVALVPLMAEKSLQVQVLIPMATSLAFGLGFGTVVVLFLVPSLYAIYADILDALGRPITDDHHLEDELPLSADPGDGHVGSDSDSDSDPGAGSPGGPSPAREPVHAAPDDPVRSPGGA; this comes from the coding sequence GTGAAATCGATCGTCCAGTGGGTCGTCCGCAACGGCCCGGCCGTCAACACGCTGATGGCCGCCGTGGTCCTGGTCGGCGTGGTGTCGCTGCTGGGGCTGAAGAAGGAGCTGTTCCCCGAGTTCCAGCTCGAGATCGTCACGATCACCGTCCCCTACCCCGGCGCCAGCCCGGCCGAGGTCGAGGAGGGCATCTGCCAGAAGATCGAGGAGGCGATCCGGGCCGTCGACGGCATCAAGAAGATCTCCGCCACCGCCTCCGAGGGCATGGGCTCCGTGGTCGCCGAGCTGCGGAGCAACGTCGGCGACCCCCAGAAGGCGCTCAACGAGATCCGCTCCGAGGTCGACCAGATCCCCAGCTTCCCGCTGCTGGCCGAGGACCCCGACGTCAAGCTGCTCACCTTCCGGGAGCCGGCCATCCGGGTCGCCGTCTTCGGCGGCAGCCCGGCCCCGGAGGGGCTCGACGCCGAGGCCCTCCGCGAGTGGCAGCTCCGGGAGGACCTCCAGCTCCGGGACCTGGCCGAGCGCGTCCGGGACGACCTGCTGGAGCTGCCCGGCGTCTCGCTCGTCGAGATGCTCTCCGTCCGGGACTACCAGATCGACGTCGAGATCCCCGAGGAGACGCTCCGGCGCCACAACCTCAGCCTCCAGCAGGTCGGCGCCATCGTCCGCCGCGAGAACATCGAGCTGCCGGCCGGCGAGATCAAGGCCCGGTCCAGCGAGTACCTCGTCCGGGGCAAGAACAAGCGGCTCACCGGCGACGAGATCGCCGAGCTCCCCCTGCTCACCCGGCCCGACGGCGCCGTGCTCCGCGTCGACGACCTGGGCACCGTGCACGACGGCTTCACCGACGACGCCCGACGCTCCTGGATCTCCTTCCCCACCCCGCTGACCGACCCCGAGGTCGCCTCGTCGGCGGTCGGCGAGGAGCGGTCGTCGATCGTCCTGATGGTGCAGAAGACCCGGGCCGAGGACCTCATCGAGATCGTCGCCCAGGTCCGCGAGTTCGTCGGCGGGCTGCGACTGCCCCCCGGCTACCACGCCGAGATCTTCGACGACCAGTCGATCCTCGTCCAGGAGCGGCTGGAAACGCTCACCTCCAACGCCCTGCAGGGCCTGGCGCTGGTCTTCGTCGTGCTCGCCCTGTTCCTGGAGCTGCGGCTGGCCTTCTGGGTGGCGATGGGCATCCCGGTGGCCATCGGCGTCTCGTTCATCGTCATGGGCGTCGCCGGCGTGTCGCTGAACATGGTCTCCACCTTCGCCTTCCTGCTGGCGCTGGGGATCGTGGTCGACGACGCCATCGTCGTGGGGGAGAACATCTACCGCCACCGGGAGATGGGCAAGTCCCCCGTCCGGGCCGCGATCGACGGCGCCGGGGAGGTCTCCGGGCCGGTGCTGGCCTCGGTGGCGACGACGATCTTCGCCTTCGTGCCGATGTTCTTCGTCTCCGGCACGCTCGGCAAGATCATCTACATCATGCCGATCGTCGTCTGCTCGATGCTGCTCGGCTCGCTCGGCGAGAGCCTGCTGATCCTGCCCAACCACCTGTCGCACCGCCGGGCGCCGATCCTCGGCGTGATCGGCCGGGTGCTGACCTGGCTGCTGACCCCGCTGTTCGCCTGGGTCTGGCTCGTCCGCGCCTTCCGCTCCCGGCGGGCCGAGGCCCGAGAGGCCCGGCGGGAGAACCCGGTGGTCGCCGCCTACCACGGGCTGCGGACCGGCGTCGACGGCGGCCTCCGCTGGTTCATCGAGAACGCCTACGAGCGGGGCCTCCGCATGGCGCTGAGGGCCCCGGTGGCCTTCGTCTCGGCGATGATGGCGATCATGATCGCCTCCTTCGGCCTGGTCGCCAGCGGGCTGGTCCCCTTCGTCGTCTTCCCCGAATTCGACTCGAACTTCATCACCGCCAACGTCACCTTCCCCGCCGGCACCCCGGCCGGCGTGACCGACGAGGCCACCCGCCGGATCGCCGGCGAGATCGCCCGCCTCCACGCCGAGATCGCCGAGGACACCGGCCGGCCCCCGGTCCGGACCATCTCCCGGTCCGTCGGCTACGCCGAGACCGCCGGCGGCGGCGGGCCGGGCGCGTCGATGTCCGTCAGCGGCTCGAACATCGGCATGGTCTTCGTCGAGATGGTCGGCGGCCAGGAGCGGCCCATCAGCAGCTTCGAGCTGGTCAACGCCTGGCGGGAGGCCTCGCTGCCCCGCCTCTCCGGCTACGACGAGATCAAGTTCGGCGCCGGCGAATCCGGCCCCGGCGGCAAGCCGATCGAGTTCCAGCTCGTCGGCAAGGACATGGACGGCCTGGAGGCCGTGGCCGAGCGCTGCAAGGCCCGGCTCGGCGAGTACGAGGGCATCTTCGACATCGCCGACGACTCCAAGCCCGGCAAGCCCGAGATCCAGCTCCGCGTCAAGCCCTCGGCCGAGGCCCTGGGGATCGACACCAACGCCCTGGCCCAGACCGTCCGCTCCACCTTCTACGGCGAGGAGGTCATGCGGCTGCAGCGCGGCCGGCACGAGGTGAAGCTGATGGTCCGCAACCCGCCCGAGCAGCGGGCCAGCCTCGCCGACCTCCGCGAGATCCGCATCCGGACCGACGCCGGCGGCGAGGTCCCGCTGGAGGAACTCGCCGCCGTCGACGTCCGTCGCGGCTACTCCTCCATCAACCGGATCGACCAGCAACGCTCCGTCACCGTCACCGCCGACGTCGACGAGGCCGCCGCCAACGCCCGGGAGATCACCCAGGACCTCCAGCAGAACTTCCTCCCCGCCCTGCTCGCCGACTACCCCGACGTCCGGGTCCGCTGGGAGGGACAGGAACGCGAGACCCAGGAGTCCTTCAGCAGCCTGCTGGTCGGCTTCGTCATCGCGATCTTCGCCATGTTCGTGCTGCTGACGGCGCAGTTCCGCTCGTACCTGCAACCGCTGTTCATCCTGATCATCGTCCCCTTCGGCCTGGTCGGGGCCATCTGGGGGCACCTGGTCATGGACCTGCCGCTGACGCTCTTCAGCTTCTTCGGCCTGGTGGCGCTGTCGGGCGTGATCGTCAACGACTCGATCGTGCTGATCGACTTCATCAACGCCTTCGTCGCCGAGGGGAACCCCGTCCGGGTCGCCCTGCGGGAGGCCGGCAAGCGCCGCTTCCGCCCCGTGCTGCTCACCTCGCTGACGACCGTGGTCGCCCTGGTGCCGCTGATGGCCGAGAAGAGCCTGCAGGTCCAGGTGCTCATCCCGATGGCCACCAGCCTCGCCTTCGGCCTCGGCTTCGGCACGGTCGTCGTGCTGTTCCTCGTCCCCAGCCTCTACGCCATCTACGCCGACATCCTCGACGCCCTCGGCCGTCCCATCACCGACGACCACCACCTCGAGGACGAGCTGCCCCTCTCGGCCGACCCCGGCGACGGCCACGTCGGCTCGGACTCCGACTCCGACTCCGACCCCGGGGCCGGCTCCCCCGGCGGGCCCTCCCCCGCCCGGGAGCCGGTCCACGCCGCCCCCGACGACCCGGTCCGATCCCCCGGGGGCGCCTGA
- a CDS encoding arsenate reductase/protein-tyrosine-phosphatase family protein, with the protein MTDPAPTLQPEHVDLSQADDPRDVVHRAVACLAGGGVVGLPTGAGYALAASALLPEALRRIGSALATAPTPGGPAPALRICLRSGGELPDWATEAPRSARRLASRAWPGPLVLRLSQGVDAGLAGRLPEGSRSALVGPDGSIALCCPDHPFIEHLTRLLAGPIALACPTGPDGKPVASAPALAALSSPALLVDDGPPYDPAGPTVLAFEADADTGVDAFQVLRPGPYDDRTLRQLSSTIVLFVCTGNTCRSPMAEALFRAMLADRLGCPPEDLESRGWLVLSAGLSAAHGSPAAANAAEVVRALGGSLASHSSRRLTPELVRAADHLVVMTRDHLDSLLHHAPDCAPRARLLDPEGFDIDDPVGLDLATYRATAESIRRHLAPLLDELAP; encoded by the coding sequence ATGACCGACCCCGCCCCGACGCTTCAGCCCGAGCACGTCGACCTGTCCCAGGCCGACGACCCGAGGGACGTCGTCCACCGCGCCGTGGCCTGCCTGGCCGGCGGCGGGGTCGTCGGCCTGCCCACCGGGGCCGGCTACGCGCTGGCCGCCTCGGCCCTGCTGCCCGAGGCGCTGCGCCGGATCGGCTCGGCCCTGGCGACGGCCCCGACGCCGGGCGGGCCCGCCCCGGCCCTCCGGATCTGCCTCCGGTCCGGCGGCGAGCTGCCCGACTGGGCCACCGAGGCGCCCCGGTCGGCCCGACGGCTCGCCTCCCGGGCCTGGCCGGGCCCGCTGGTGCTCCGGCTCTCGCAGGGGGTCGACGCCGGGCTCGCCGGCCGGCTGCCGGAGGGGTCCCGGTCGGCCCTGGTCGGCCCCGACGGCTCGATCGCCCTCTGCTGCCCCGACCACCCCTTCATCGAGCACCTGACCCGCCTGCTCGCCGGCCCGATCGCCCTGGCCTGCCCGACCGGGCCCGACGGCAAGCCGGTCGCCTCCGCCCCCGCCCTGGCCGCCCTCAGCTCCCCCGCCCTGCTGGTCGACGACGGCCCCCCCTACGACCCCGCCGGCCCCACGGTCCTCGCCTTCGAGGCCGACGCGGACACCGGGGTCGACGCCTTCCAGGTCCTCCGCCCCGGCCCCTACGACGACCGGACGCTCCGGCAGCTCTCCAGCACGATCGTCCTGTTCGTCTGCACCGGCAACACCTGCCGCAGCCCGATGGCCGAGGCCCTGTTCCGGGCCATGCTCGCCGACCGCCTCGGCTGCCCGCCCGAGGACCTCGAATCCCGGGGGTGGCTGGTCCTCTCCGCGGGCCTCTCCGCCGCGCACGGCTCCCCCGCCGCCGCCAACGCCGCCGAGGTCGTCCGGGCCCTCGGCGGCTCCCTCGCCTCCCACTCCAGCCGACGCCTCACCCCCGAGCTCGTCCGGGCCGCCGACCACCTCGTCGTCATGACCCGGGACCACCTCGACTCCCTGCTCCACCACGCCCCCGACTGCGCCCCCCGCGCCCGCCTGCTCGACCCCGAGGGCTTCGACATCGACGACCCCGTCGGCCTCGACCTCGCCACCTACCGCGCCACCGCCGAGTCCATCCGACGCCACCTCGCCCCCCTGCTCGACGAGCTGGCCCCCTGA
- a CDS encoding c-type cytochrome, whose amino-acid sequence MRGPAISTAAAVLVVGTLTLGGSSAFFPPTAMRINLNHGKATFNRHCASCHTVSEEGGSRRAPPLHRIGEVAGTRVSGQGPEQYILTSITRPDAFLVEGATGVMPANIAAGLSRAELIDLVAYLSTLGGEFRPGTLVGLDWELPEGMEAGRGTLRLDSIERGRQLFLGEGNCSTCHDLRKDIFGNDLMAPSLARAGRLSREDLEQALLDPSRHLVEGYETWMVAVDGVVHSGLKASGRDGKIRLVAVDEQGGPELLEFDPEELEELDDEGRTMVPVEASRMPPVGEVLEPGEIEALLDFLMTLR is encoded by the coding sequence ATGCGAGGCCCCGCGATCTCGACGGCCGCCGCCGTGCTCGTGGTCGGCACCCTCACGCTGGGGGGCTCCTCGGCCTTCTTCCCGCCGACGGCGATGCGGATCAACCTGAACCACGGCAAGGCGACCTTCAACCGCCACTGCGCCAGCTGCCACACCGTCTCCGAGGAGGGGGGTTCGCGCCGGGCCCCCCCGCTGCACCGGATCGGCGAGGTGGCCGGCACCCGGGTCTCCGGCCAGGGGCCGGAGCAATACATCCTCACCTCGATCACCAGGCCCGACGCCTTCCTCGTCGAGGGGGCCACCGGGGTGATGCCGGCGAACATCGCCGCCGGGCTGTCCCGGGCCGAGCTCATCGACCTGGTCGCCTACCTCTCGACCCTGGGGGGGGAGTTCCGCCCCGGCACGCTCGTCGGCCTGGACTGGGAGCTGCCCGAGGGGATGGAAGCCGGCCGGGGCACCCTGCGCCTCGACTCGATCGAGCGGGGCCGGCAGCTCTTTTTGGGCGAGGGCAACTGCTCCACCTGCCACGACCTGAGGAAGGACATCTTCGGCAACGACCTGATGGCCCCCTCGCTCGCCAGGGCCGGACGCCTGTCCCGGGAGGACCTGGAGCAGGCGCTGCTCGACCCCAGCCGGCACCTGGTCGAGGGGTATGAGACCTGGATGGTCGCCGTCGACGGGGTCGTGCACTCGGGCCTCAAGGCCTCGGGCCGGGACGGCAAGATCCGCCTGGTCGCCGTCGACGAGCAGGGCGGCCCCGAGCTGCTGGAGTTCGACCCCGAGGAGCTGGAGGAGCTGGACGACGAGGGCCGGACGATGGTCCCGGTCGAGGCCTCCCGGATGCCCCCCGTCGGCGAGGTCCTCGAGCCGGGGGAGATCGAGGCGCTGCTGGACTTCCTGATGACCCTGCGCTGA
- a CDS encoding WD40 repeat domain-containing protein, with product MGLTFGAAACLATLIWAEFAARPGRRAAYAVAFSPRGDRVAAVSEGEPDGTGRLWIWDVATGRRVASAIVPDRPLSLAYAPGGSAVATGGWDGTVQLRDPTTGGVLRSFDGHSTPVRGLAFLPDGDTLVAGASDGRAILWDVATGRERMRFDRGHRSPINGLAISHDGRVLAVAGGLGAGGVGLWDLETARPLRPTSLLAHDEPIAFAPDRAVLASRASGRAGGISLVDLDGDRVVSTVPSRGARSVAFSPDGRLIAIGDDEETVTVREAMGGRPVAVFGGHRHRPDPYGDAVRNLMAEVDLAEPRVQNSVWAVSFSPDGAWLASCGQDGAVWLWGLPGRDGVHHPDRMLLPRPSRPVWLPIFQFSLAFAALALSASAFFVMVKPGKLRRRTPPGAPDDVLSGRRSGEGRHSTHPPSR from the coding sequence GTGGGGCTCACGTTCGGGGCGGCGGCGTGCCTGGCGACCCTCATCTGGGCCGAGTTCGCGGCCCGCCCCGGGCGCCGAGCCGCCTACGCGGTGGCGTTCTCGCCGAGGGGCGATCGGGTGGCGGCCGTCTCGGAGGGCGAGCCCGATGGGACGGGGCGGCTTTGGATCTGGGACGTGGCGACGGGCCGGCGGGTCGCATCGGCGATCGTGCCGGATCGGCCGCTCTCCCTGGCCTACGCGCCCGGCGGGTCCGCCGTGGCGACCGGCGGATGGGATGGGACGGTCCAGCTGCGGGACCCGACGACCGGAGGGGTCCTCCGCTCCTTCGACGGGCACTCGACCCCGGTCCGCGGGCTCGCCTTCCTGCCCGACGGCGACACGCTCGTCGCGGGGGCATCCGATGGTCGGGCGATCCTGTGGGACGTGGCGACGGGTCGGGAACGCATGCGATTCGACCGCGGGCACCGCTCCCCGATCAACGGGCTGGCGATCTCGCACGATGGCCGCGTCCTAGCGGTGGCCGGGGGGCTGGGTGCGGGAGGCGTGGGCCTTTGGGACCTGGAGACGGCGCGACCGCTGAGGCCGACCTCGCTGCTCGCCCACGACGAGCCCATCGCCTTCGCGCCCGATCGGGCGGTCCTGGCGTCTCGTGCCTCGGGCCGCGCCGGGGGCATCAGCCTCGTCGACCTCGACGGCGATCGGGTCGTCTCCACGGTCCCGTCCCGCGGGGCCCGCAGCGTTGCCTTCTCCCCCGACGGCCGCCTGATCGCCATCGGCGACGACGAGGAGACCGTCACCGTTCGGGAGGCGATGGGTGGGCGGCCGGTGGCCGTATTCGGGGGCCATCGGCATCGGCCGGACCCCTACGGTGACGCGGTCCGCAACCTGATGGCGGAGGTCGACTTGGCCGAGCCTCGGGTCCAGAATTCGGTCTGGGCCGTCTCCTTCTCCCCCGACGGGGCGTGGCTCGCCTCCTGCGGCCAGGACGGGGCGGTCTGGCTCTGGGGCCTCCCCGGCCGGGACGGGGTCCACCACCCCGATCGGATGCTCTTGCCTCGCCCGAGCCGCCCCGTTTGGCTGCCGATCTTCCAGTTCTCGCTAGCGTTCGCAGCCCTGGCCCTCTCGGCGTCGGCGTTCTTCGTAATGGTGAAGCCGGGCAAGTTGCGAAGGCGAACCCCGCCGGGTGCCCCGGACGACGTGTTGTCCGGGCGGCGAAGCGGCGAGGGGCGTCATTCAACTCATCCACCAAGTCGATGA
- a CDS encoding YbeD family protein, whose translation MSSKNIPSAELLESVHPFPGSYQIRAIGSAEDDFEARVVAAVQEELAGPGEVDHSSRFTKGGRHVSVTLDITVQSAEQVRAIYTRIHTVPGLCLLF comes from the coding sequence ATGTCTTCCAAGAACATCCCGTCCGCCGAGCTGCTCGAATCGGTCCACCCCTTCCCCGGCTCGTATCAGATCCGGGCGATCGGCTCGGCCGAGGACGACTTCGAGGCCCGCGTGGTCGCCGCCGTCCAGGAGGAACTCGCCGGGCCCGGCGAGGTCGACCATTCCTCCCGATTCACCAAGGGCGGCCGCCACGTCTCCGTCACGCTCGACATCACCGTGCAGTCCGCCGAGCAGGTCCGCGCCATCTACACCCGGATCCACACCGTCCCCGGCCTCTGCCTCCTCTTCTGA